GCCACATGTCCTCTCAGTCCGCAAAAAACACATATACGTTGGTCCCACTTCGGCTGTTCACTTCTGTACCCCGCTGGTCTAAAATCCTCATATTTTCTAGCATCGTCAAATCGGACTCGTTTATTATAGTTCGAATCAAAATGTTTGTATCCTAGTCGGTTTTTTATTGGAATACGGTTTCGTTCTTCGAAACGACGTTGTTTAGATTCATGCAAATCTTTAAATCTTTGTAAAATTTGACCTCTTCCCATTCCCGGGAGAGATTTCAATGCAAAAATTTCATcctctttttcaaaaaatggttTAGAGTTAGTCGTGGCCATTTCCCACGTTTCAAGGATTTTTTCCGCCAAAGCGAGTGTCAATTTATCCTCGCTAAGTAATTTTTTCCTCAAATCATTATCTTGTACCCCTGCAACGATTCTGTCTAATATAGCTAAATCTTTGTGGTCCCCGAAACCACAAAATTCTGCCTGTAAACGTAAAGATAATGCATAATCCTTCAACGATTCGTTTGGTTGCTGGTTACGGGTATTAAATCGCAGACGTTGTATCATGTCTGATTCATTTTTGTCCAATTTAACACTTAATTTAGTAATTAGTTCCTCATACGGAACATTGTCAAAATTCCCGGTGGGATAAAGCAGTTTTAATTGCGAGAATATTACTGGGCCACCCATTGTTATGAAATGGGCTTTTTTATCCGTACCGTcttcaattttgtttataataaaaaaatattttagccTTGCAGCCCAGTCTGCGAAACTCGTACCGGTACGATACGGTTCGATTGTAGCAAAAACGTTTGCCATGATTTATAAATATgcgtaatatatatatatatatatatatatatatatatatatatatatatatatatatatatatatatatatatatatatatatatatatatatatatatatatatatatatatatatatatatatatatatatatatatatatatatatatatatatatatatatagcaatattataaaaaaaatcactaattGTCCTGATTGTAAAAtatattattaaaattttccaaagtaaagaaaaaaaattgactcaCCGCAGTAAATATTCCTACCAACTCGCCGAAACTTTGTCAGCGCTCAGGCCTTCCAAAATGCAGAAATTTTTGTTAATAATTATATCCGTTCGCCAAGttctgcgaaaaaaaaatcgtttctatcCTTCCGCGAAATTTAGTGAAAATCTGTCGTTCAGGTTGCACTGCCGTTCTACTCACAAAATAGAGAAAGAAAATTATATCAATAATAAGAAAACAAAATGGCTTTCctacaaaatggcagcattagCGTgggttttttctcaaaaaagaaagtaaaagGAATATACACTATATAGAGTGATTGCATTCACAATAAGCACCATTAACTCCTGTTTTAGCTCTATTTGATAGCTTATTTGTAAAATAAAGTACTTTCTTACTTGTGGAGCCTTCGAAGCTAGCCTAGCAGCTGAAAAGGAATCCGACGAACTGTATCCCGTTAATTTCAATGACCGGTGCACGCTACCGGTTGTCCTCGTCGCCAAATTGTTGTATCCCTAGCCGGGGAATTAAACGTTGGGAAAAGGTGAGAGCCTTCGGAGAAAGTGAACACCAAGGTAGTTCAGTAGAATGTATCCTTATAgaggatttaaactatttaaaaaaatggtattTCGGGACGATTATAAAAAACACTTTCAACTATGCCAATACTCAGAACTAAACTGACCAACTCTCCTTCGCCAAGTTGCCAGTTATTTTATTTCCTTCACAAATATGTTGTACTCTTAATCTATAATGTGCAATATAAAGTATTCGATGGCACTGTACATAACACCTATATCAGATTTTCAATGTCCTTACCGGGTTCAACAAACTCTTCCTCGAAGAAACGAACATCTCTGCTAATAATCACCTTGTTAGTAGCTATTTCGATAAACCGGTACGCTTTGTGATTATCAGAATAGCCAACGAACGTCATTTCTTTAGCCTTATCTTGAAATTTGCTTCGCTTTTCCTGTGGTACGTAAACGAATGCTTTGCAACCGAATACCTTCAGATGTGAAACGTTCGGTTTTCGTTCGCACCATAGCTCATATGGTGTTGTGTCCAGTGCAGTAGAAGGAAGATGATTCTGCAGGTACACTGTCGTATTAACTGCTTCAGCCCAGAATCCTGCTGTGAATTCGGGGTGAATTCCGTGATTACGATAGAAATCCATCAACGTTTGGCTCGAATACTCTCCTCCTCTATCGGATCTAATGCGCTTGGGATATTTACCAAATTGTGTGTAGACATACTTATAGCATTCTTCTATacgtaaatagttcgcgcagtacaatataggtggaactagtgcatcacaaaaaatatgtttataagaatttactcatactgtcatgtctgttagtctgtggtagtcTGTCAGAAAAGAAGACTCAGGAAAAGGAGTTCGAGCTTGTTTTTCTTTTACACAGCATTCGCAGCCTTCACGTATTCCACAGTCGATTATTGTTAATCCACGAActagattatttttcaacaaCACATTCATTGCATCAGGATCACGATGTCCAAATCGCCGATGCCAATTACCtacacttgatgtcccaaaacactgtctgctgtatgttATCTAAACCGACAAGTTGTTGTGAGAGAGTCAAcccaaaattcattaattttcgtGCTCTAAACGAGGTAAACCGTAAAACAATTGCAttaaggggacgggtatagcgtgatgggtaagtctatgcctttcacgcagcccacctgggttcaattcccaaccccgcacatagggtcagaaaatttttctggtccgaagaggcgaatgaccttaaggttaaaacctctataatcgaaataaaaaaaaaacaaaacaattgcaTTACTGATTGTTTGTTTTTGCAAACCCACATTATCGAGATAACTCACTCAatgttgagtgaaattttatttcacatataccaaattaaaaaaaaaattttttgaaaaaatgacctggcatccctgtttgTTGGTCCGAAACTGGCTcggaaagtggattaacaattgtcaggtcctgctCTAGGCTCCTTCCATTATTGTCAAAACACAATGAGCAAAACGATAGAAATGTACCCGACGAATTCTGCCTAATGGATTATGAACTACGAAAAGCCGATTTAGAGCGAAAAGCGAAAGTTTTCTGTAAATGGACTAAAATCAATCATACAAAGGTAAGTCAATTATCATGTTCTTTCGTATCCTTGTGGCTTAtgtatgtaattttttttagtgaaaTGGAGGTTTGTTTTGCACGAGATGGGATACTAGAAACGGAAGAAACAGAAAACAGTTCTGTAGCCTTTTTCTCATCATCCGCTCCAACAATCGATTCGCCAATAAAACTCGAATATGAGATTGGTGATGAGGAATTCACACAGAAGAGTTACCATAAAGACGTCTTAGTTCCTGAGAAGAAACAGATTTACAGTTGCGAAATTTGCGGGAGAcaattttctttcaagaatGCCCTGAAGAAGCATATGATCGTTCATACTGAAGACAAACCATTTCAGTGTAATGTGTGTGGCAAAGGATTCCAGTATTATCAGAAATTAAAGGACCACAGCAACATTCACACTGGTGAACGTCCTTACAGTTGCACTGcatgcgaaaaaaaattttcgtctaAAAAGATGCTTGGTCAACACATGACTATTCACGCAAGTCAACTCTCGTACAAATGCATTGTATGCGGGAAAGAATTTGCCATGAAGGCTTACTTAACTAGACACATGTCTATCCACCAAAGTTTGTACAAATATAAATGCGAAGTGTGTGGCATAGGCTTTAATAATGCTGCTAACCTTACGAACCACAAACGCCTTCATACGAACGAAAAGTTTAAATGCACCATTTGCCAGAAAGATTATTCCAATAAGTATTATCTCAGCAGACACATGAAAATTCACGTGGAAGGTTACAAGTATAAGTGTGATGTGTGTGGCAAAGGATACACCTCCAAATCAGTTTTGAAAGACCACGAAAATAGTCACACAGGTGAACGGCCTTACAAATGCACTGTCTGTGGAAAAGACTTTCATCGTAAAACAAAACTTTCTATACACATGAAATTTCACACAAGCGAGCAATCGTACAAATGCACCATATGTGGGAAGGATTTCGCCTTCATGGCTAATCTATCTCAACACATGCTTCTTCACACGAATGATTATAAGCATGAGTGTGACGTGTGTGGCAAAGGATTTGTGACCAGAGCACTCTTGGAAGATCACAAACGCCTTCATACAGGAGAACGACCGTTCAAATGCACCGTATGTGGAAAAGATGTCATTACTCGGTATTTGCTATCCAGACACATGCTTCTTCACACGAATGATTATAAGCATAAGTGTTACGTTTGTGGTAAAGGATTTATGACCAAAACACGCTTGCAAGATCATGAACACCTTCATACAGGAGAGCGACCGTACAAATGCACTGTATGTGGGAAAGCTTTCGCGTCTAAGACTTACCTATCCAGACACAGGTTTATTCACGGAAGAGATCATAGGTACAAGTGTGAAGTGTGTGGCAAAGGCtttcatgagagtactaacctCGCGAGACACATACACATTCATACTAACGAGATTCATGTGAATAGTAACGAGAATAAGTATGAAGTGCGCGGCGAAGAATTAAACTCCAAATCACTTTTGGAAGACCACGAAAATAGTCACGCAGGAGAACGGCCTTACAAATGCACTGTATGCGGAAAAGATTTCGTCGTTTTGGCTTACCTAACAAAACACATGCTTACTCACACGGATGATTACAATCATAAGTGTGACGTTTGTGGTAAAGAATTTGTGACCAGAAAACGATTGACAGATCATGAACGCCTTCATACAGGAGAACGACCGTTCAAATGTACTGAATGTGGAAAAGATTTCGCGACTAAGACTTACCTATCCAGACACAGGTCTATTCACGAAAGGGATTACAAGTACAGGTGTGAAGTGTGTGGTAAAGGcatgaacgatagttctggctTCGCAAAACACAAAAGCCTTCATACGGACGAGAAGTAAATTTATCATATGCGGAAAAGATTTTAGCTCTAAGATTGGCCAAGGATTCACAAAAGCAAAGGTAGTTTGGAAACGCTTATTGATGTTTGTTTTTTGAATATCAGTCTGATTTGAGACCACAAAATGATTAACGTTTGAATTGTTACAGGAACTCCATTCACTATAATGATTAACATCCAACGAGATCACATTGAACGGTGTTCGGATATTACGAACCAACTACATCATTTCATTTCAGTAAACCGTCCCACAAATTTGGCCAAACAGTACTGCGATCTATAATTTTATGACATTACTGATATGAATTAATaagatgaataaatttaataaataggtaaacaaatttgcttaaaaaatttaaattgaaaagtgCATCTTGAAGTACATTATTACGAACGAAAACAATCATGgaatctaagaaaaaaaaacagattacaCGTTAAACTTCAAATATTCGACGAATTCATTGAATCGCAGGCAAATGGATCTGAATGGTTCATTCTGACCATATAATGCGTTACGAGTTTCCAATAGCAGAAAAGACCGTTGTTAAAGAggtttttcaatttaaattttttaatctcTCAGGAGTATACAAATTTAGTCGTTAGAGCGAAGCAGGGTACTCTACTGTGTTCTTCATGTTTTATGTCGGTATCTAATAATTGAGAAAAAAGTACggttgtgtaatgtcagagacaactgaatgtcgtgaatacgaataagattgacactctttcttttttttttaaatcgttttgttcatttttcaaGACCACTTATTTTTAGACAAATGAATTTGGCGCTCTATCACCTAAGTATTCAACAAATATTGTTAGGAGAGTGAATAATCAACAACTTATTACTATGGGTCGTAACGATAGactgaataaaattttattaatttatgaCATAGGCCTACTATAATGAAAATTCCTATTGATAGCTTCCTATGGTTCAGTTTCGGTACCTCAACAAATATAATTCGAAAATATACTAACAATGAGGTATCTAAGGATCTGGTGGTATACTAAATTACAACTATATCGATATCCATAGCACACATCGTGATTTTaagctttctctttgtatcattcagttattgttaaatgtactcataCACTTCCACATTGACAGGGCACAAAAACAAATccaattgaaattaataatttgaaaaagatGATGCATCAGAAAAGTATTACCGACGattctgacaacactttttataccaccctgcagtaatattaatttcaacaacttgttgcTTGTGTCATTTTCAATCACTCGTTTGTTGGTCCAAAACTGGCTCGGAAAGTGGATTAACGGTTGTCAGGTCCTGCTCTAGGCTCCTTCCATTATTGTCAATGCACAATGAGCAAAACGATAGAAATGTACCCGTTGAATTCTGCCTAATGGATTATGAACTACGAAAAGCCGATTTAGAGCGAAAAGCGAAAGTTTTCTGTAAAATTTACTGTACTAAATGTACTAAAATCAATCACAAAGGTAAGTCAATTATCATGTTCTTTCGTATCTTTGTGGCTTATGTATCTAAAGCATATATTTATTTCAGTGAAATGGAAGTTTGCCTTGCACGAGATGGGATACTAAAAACGGAAGAACTAGAAAACAGTCCTGTAGCCTTTTCCTCATCGTCCGCTCCAACATTCGATTCCCCATTAAAACTCGAATATGAGATTGGTGATGAGGAATTCACACAGAAGAGTGACCATGAAGACGTCTTAGTACCGAAAGAGGAACAGATTTACAGTTGCGAAATTTGCgggaaacaattttcttcgaAGAATGCCCTGAAGCAGCACATGATCGTTCATACTGAAGACAAACCATTTCAGTGTAATGTGTGTGGCAAAGGATTCCAGTATTATCAGAAATTAAAGGACCACAGCAATATTCACACTGATGAACGTCCCTACAGTTGCACTGtatgcgaaaaaaaattttccatgaAGGGTTACCTAACTAAACACATGTCTAATCACCAAAGTGAGTACAAATATAAATGCGAAGTGTGTGGCAAAGGCTTTAATGATGGTGGTAATCTCGCGAGTCACCAACGCATTCATACGAACGAAAAGTTCAAATGCACCATATGCGAGAAAGATTTTGCCAATAAGTATAATCTCAGCACACACATGAAAATTCACGTGGATGATTACGAGCATAAGTGTGATGTGTGCGGCAAAGGATTCACCTGCAAATCACTTTTAAAAGACCACGAAAATATTCACACCGGTGAACGGCCTTACAAGTGCACCGTATGTGGAAAAGATTTTATCAATCGGCATTTCCTATCCAGACACATGCTTCTTCACACGAATGATTATAAGCATAAGTGTTACATTTGTGGCAAAGGATTTATGACCAAAAAACGCTTGCAAGATCATGAGCGCCTTCATACAGGAGAGCGACCGTATAAATGCACGGTGTGTGGAAAAGATTTCGCGACTAACTATTACCTATCCAGACACAGGTTTATTCACGGAAGAGATTATAGATACAAGTGTGAAGTGTGTGGCAAAAGCTTTTATGATAGTAATAACCTCGCGAGACACAAACGCATTCATACAAACGAAAAGTTTAAATGCACCATTTGCGAAAAAGATTATTCCAATAAGTATTATCTCAGCAGACACATGAAAATTCATGCGGATGGTTACGATCATAAGTGTGATGTGTGCGGCAAAGGATTCATCTCCAACTCTCTTTTGAAAGACCACGAGTATAGTCACACAAGTGAATGGCCTTACAAATGCCCTGTATGCGGAAAAGATTTTCAAGTTAAAATAAAACTTTCTGTACACATGCGACGCCACACAATCGAGCGACCTTACAAATGCACCGTATGTGGAAAAGAATTCGCCATTAAGGGTTACCTAACTAATCATATGTCTATTCACCAAAGTGATTACAAATATAAGTGCGAAGTGTGTGACAAAGGCTTTCATGAGAGTAATAACCTTGCGAGACACATACGCATTCATACAACGTCATCATACGAAAAGTTTAAATGCGCCATTTGCGAGAAAGATTTTTCCAATAAGTATAATCTCAGCACACACATGAAAATTCACGTGGATAATTACGAGCATAAGTGTGATGTGTGCGGCAAAGGATTCACCTGTAAATCACTTTTAAAAGACCACGAACATAGCCACACAGGTGAACGGCCTTACAAATGCACCGTATGTGGGAAAGATTTCGCCGTAACGGCTTGCTTTACTAAACACATGCTCACTCACACGGATGATTATAAGCATAAGTGTGACTTTTGTGGCAAAGGTTTTGTGACCAGGAATCTACTGAAACATCATAAACGCTGTCATACAGGGTGCATGTGATTTAACTGTACAGTAAAGGAAAGCGCAAACATTTAAAGGTATTTTGGAAACATTTATTGAGGTTTGTTTTTAGAATATCCGTTTGATTTGAGACCACAAAATGATTAACGTTTGAATTGTTACAGGAACTTCACTCAATGTGATGATTAACATCCAACGAGATCACATCGAACGGTGTTCCGATATTACGAATCAACAACATAATTTGAAGGCACTTGGCACTGTTAAATATCCCCCTTTTTCATTTTAGAGCGTGAGACATGGTCCATGATCACAACCCGATGCAGAAAACCCGTTTCGTTTCTTGCCGCAATTTCAATTGCTGTCTATCATTCCGCTCATGAGGAACCCATTTTCCCATCTTCTGAATTTTTTCAATAACGTACCAGAAATGATTTGACGATACGTCATCTTCAAATTGATCGGCTTTACCTGTGCGTTATTTGTCTTTCACACtgaaaaaactctaaaaatcgTTTAAACCAACGTTCACCAGTCGCAACCGATAGAGTCTGCTCCTCGTAAGCTTCAACAAGAATTCGAGGAAATACAGCAATTCTTTTTCATATCAACACTACCTGTGCAAGTGCTGTTTTCTTGGCAAAAACGTCGACATGTTCGCTTCACTAAATATATTTACTACTCTAGGCCAAAATTAGTAaaacttttgaattatttttcgcGCGGAAATCTTACTCgaggaaatattttttttcaggttGGTATGgctgtcagtgacatctgtgtcaaaagtcacgtcaaaatattactattatattattattattacaatgagtgaaattattgaaCAAAGAAGTTCCTTTGAATTTtgtgtgcggaatcaaattGATAAGATTGACTAGCTTGAGAA
This genomic window from Malaya genurostris strain Urasoe2022 chromosome 1, Malgen_1.1, whole genome shotgun sequence contains:
- the LOC131426607 gene encoding zinc finger protein 728-like, whose protein sequence is MEVCFARDGILETEETENSSVAFFSSSAPTIDSPIKLEYEIGDEEFTQKSYHKDVLVPEKKQIYSCEICGRQFSFKNALKKHMIVHTEDKPFQCNVCGKGFQYYQKLKDHSNIHTGERPYSCTACEKKFSSKKMLGQHMTIHASQLSYKCIVCGKEFAMKAYLTRHMSIHQSLYKYKCEVCGIGFNNAANLTNHKRLHTNEKFKCTICQKDYSNKYYLSRHMKIHVEGYKYKCDVCGKGYTSKSVLKDHENSHTGERPYKCTVCGKDFHRKTKLSIHMKFHTSEQSYKCTICGKDFAFMANLSQHMLLHTNDYKHECDVCGKGFVTRALLEDHKRLHTGERPFKCTVCGKDVITRYLLSRHMLLHTNDYKHKCYVCGKGFMTKTRLQDHEHLHTGERPYKCTVCGKAFASKTYLSRHRFIHGRDHRYKCEVCGKGFHESTNLARHIHIHTNEIHVNSNENKYEVRGEELNSKSLLEDHENSHAGERPYKCTVCGKDFVVLAYLTKHMLTHTDDYNHKCDVCGKEFVTRKRLTDHERLHTGERPFKCTECGKDFATKTYLSRHRSIHERDYKYRCEVCGKGMNDSSGFAKHKSLHTDEK
- the LOC131426603 gene encoding gastrula zinc finger protein XlCGF57.1-like isoform X2 codes for the protein MEVCLARDGILKTEELENSPVAFSSSSAPTFDSPLKLEYEIGDEEFTQKSDHEDVLVPKEEQIYSCEICGKQFSSKNALKQHMIVHTEDKPFQCNVCGKGFQYYQKLKDHSNIHTDERPYSCTVCEKKFSMKGYLTKHMSNHQSEYKYKCEVCGKGFNDGGNLASHQRIHTNEKFKCTICEKDFANKYNLSTHMKIHVDDYEHKCDVCGKGFTCKSLLKDHENIHTGERPYKCTVCGKDFINRHFLSRHMLLHTNDYKHKCYICGKGFMTKKRLQDHERLHTGERPYKCTVCGKDFATNYYLSRHRFIHGRDYRYKCEVCGKSFYDSNNLARHKRIHTNEKFKCTICEKDYSNKYYLSRHMKIHADGYDHKCDVCGKGFISNSLLKDHEYSHTSEWPYKCPVCGKDFQVKIKLSVHMRRHTIERPYKCTVCGKEFAIKGYLTNHMSIHQSDYKYKCEVCDKGFHESNNLARHIRIHTTSSYEKFKCAICEKDFSNKYNLSTHMKIHVDNYEHKCDVCGKGFTCKSLLKDHEHSHTGERPYKCTVCGKDFAVTACFTKHMLTHTDDYKHKCDFCGKGFVTRNLLKHHKRCHTGCM